Genomic window (Marinobacter fonticola):
AGGTGCTATAGATAGAAGGCGCTAGCCGAACGCCCCTAAAACCTACAACGACAGAATGAGGCACAACCATGTTTGAACTTTCCGAAAAGGCCCAGGCGCTACGCGAGCAAGTCATCGCGTTCATGGACGAGCACGTCTATCCCAACGAGCACCTGCACCACGAGCAGATCGAGAAGGCCGAGAATCGCTGGGCGCCAACGGCCATCCTGGAGGAGCTGAAAGGCAAGGCCAAGGCCGCGGGCCTGTGGAATCTCTTTCTGCCGGAAAGCGACTACGGCGCCGGCCTGACCAATTTCGAATACGCCCACCTGTGCGAAATCATGGGGCGCTCCCATATGGCGCCAGAGGTGTTCAATTGCTCAGCGCCCGACACCGGCAACATGGAAACCATCGCCCGCTACGGTTCTCCTGAGCAGCAGAAACAGTGGTTGGAGCCGCTGCTGGCCGGTGAAATCCGCTCCTGCTTTTCTATGACCGAGCCGGGGGTGGCATCGTCGGACGCCACCAACATCAGCTGTGAAATCCGTCGCGACGGCGACGAGTACGTGATCAACGGCCGCAAATGGTGGTCCTCCGGCGCGATGACCACCACCTGCAAGATTGCCATCGTGATGGGCAAGACCGACGCCGGGGCGGAAAAGCATAAGCAGCAATCCATGATCCTGGTGCCGCTGGATGCTCCGGGCGTGAAGATTATCCGCCCGCTGACCGTGTTCGGCTATGACCATGCACCCCACGGCCATGCGGAAATCGAATACAACGATGTGCGGGTGCCGGCCAGCAACATGCTGCTGGGCGAGGGCCGTGGTTTCGAGATTGCTCAGGGCCGTTTGGGGCCGGGCCGCATTCACCACTGTATGCGCACCATCGGCGTGGCCGAGCGCGCGCTGGAAGCCATGTGCCAGCGGGTCAACGAGCGTGAAGCGTTTGGCAAGCCGCTGGCCCAGTTCGACTCCATCCGCAAGGATATCGCCCGCTCACGTATGGAAATCGAACAATGCCGCCTGCTGACCCTGAAGGCCGCACACATGATGGATACCGTGGGTAATAAGGTGGCGCGTCAGGAAATTGCCATGATCAAGGTCGCCGCGCCGAGTATGGCGTTGCGGGTGCTGGATCGCGCTATCCAGGTGCATGGCGCCATGGGCGTGTGTCAGGACTCCTTCCTGGCGGCGGCATGGGCGCAGGTGCGTACCCTGCGGCTGGCGGACGGTCCGGACGAGGTGCATTTGGACTCCATCGCCAAGTTGGAGCTCCGCAACTTTCCACAAACCCACTCTAAATCCCACTGATCAGGAGCCCCGACCATGACCAACCCATTGTTCGATATGACCGGCAAGGTGGCCTTGATCACCGGTTCCACCAAAGGTATCGGCCGTTCCATCGCCGAAGAGATGGCCCGCTGCGGCGCCAAAGTGGTGATTTCCAGCCGCAAGGCGGACGTTTGCGAGCAAGTCGCTGGCGAGCTGAAAGAGCAGGGCTTCGAGGCCATTGCCGTGCCTTGCCATGTGGGTCGTAAGGACGACCTGAAGAACCTGGTGGACAAGACCCTGGATGCCTTTGGCCAGATCGACGTACTGGTTTGCAATGCCGCCACCAACCCGGTTTACGGTCCGACTCAAGACATGACCGACGACGCCTGGGATAAGATCATGGACACCAACGTCAAGGGCACCTTCTGGCTGACCCAGATGGTGCTGCCGCACATGGCCGAGCGCGGCGATGGCCAGGTGGTCCTGCTATCCAGCATCGCCGGCATTCGCGGCAACACCGTGATCGGCACTTACGGCGTATCCAAGGCTGCGGAAGCGGCGCTGGCCCGTAACCTGGCGGTGGAGTGGGGCCCCAAGGGCATCCGCGTCAATTCGATTGCACCGGGCCTGGTCCGTACCGACTTTGCCAAAGCGCTGGTCGAGGACCCGGTTCGACTCAAACGGGTGGAAGAAAAGACACCCCTGCGCCGTATCGGCGAGCCGGTTGATATCGCCGGTCTGGCGGTATTCCTATCCACCAAGGCCAGCGCCTACATCACCGGACAGGTGATCGTGGCGGACGGCGGAGAGACCGTTGGCTGAGGTGAGCATGTCCGCTGTAGCGAATCTCGATCCACAACTGGTGGACGTCCTCGACGCCCACCGGTTCGACGCGCAGAAACTCAAGGGCTGGTTGCAGAATGCCATGCCCGATATTGGCGAGCGCCTCGACGTCAAGCAGTTCCAGGGTGGGCAATCCAACCCCACCTTCCTGCTGGACACCGATAGCGGCCGCTATGTCCTGCGCAAGAAGCCGCCGGGAAAAACCCTGCCCTCCGCTCACATGGTGGAGCGTGAGTACAAGGTGATCCGGGCGCTGTCCGATAACACCGATGTGCCTGTGCCCCGAGCCCGGGTCTTATGCGAGGACTCGGACATTATCGGCACGCCGTTCTATGTGATGGATTTCATGCCCGGGCGTGTTGTCAGTCATCCGGCACTGCGGGCGCTGGATCGTCACGAGCGCCGCCCGGTGCACGAAGCGGCCATAGACACCTTGGCACAGATGCACGCGGTGGATGTGAATGCCGTTGGCCTGGGTGACTACGGCCGGCCGGAAGGCTACGTGGCCCGTCAGGTGGCCCGCTGGACCAAGCAGTATCAGGCCTCCAAGACCGACGACATGCCGGCCATGGACAATCTGATGGCCTGGCTGCCGGATCACCTGCCTAAAATGGACGAGTGCGCCATCGCTCATGGCGACTACCGTCTCGGCAATCTGATGGTGGCTCCGGACAAGCCCGAGATCATTGCGATCCTGGACTGGGAGCTGTCCACCCTGGGCCACCCATTGGCGGACCTGGCGTACTACTGCTTGCCGTATCACCTGCCGATGGATCTGGAAGGTTCCCGCGGGATCGTGGGCGAGGACCTGGAAGCCTTGAACATTCCGGACGAGCAGGAAGTGGTCGAGCGCTACTGCCGCCAGTCCGGTCGAACCGGTATCGATGATTGGCACGTGTTCCTGGCGTTCTCCTTGTTCCGCCTGGCGGCCATCGTCCAGGGCGTTTATGCCCGTGCGCTGCAGGGCAACGCTAGCAACGCCGATGCGCTCCAGGTGGGTAAGCGGGCCAGTATGCTGGCGGACGCCGGCTGGCGCATCGCCCAGAACGGTGCCAAGGGGGTGTCGGTGTGAGCGACCCTATCGTACGCCGCATTCTGATTACCAATGACGACGGCATCAACGCGCCGGGTTTGGCCGTTCTTGAGCGGATTGCCCACAAGCTGGCGGAAGAAGTCTGGGTGGTGGCGCCGGAGCACGACCGCAGTGGTGCCGGGCAAAGCATTTCCATACATACGCCGTTGCGCTGCTATGCGCAGGATGACAGCGGTCGCCGCTTTGCACTGTCGGGTACGCCGGCGGATTGCGTGCTGTTCGCCCAGGCGGAATGGTTTGGCGAAACGCTGCCGGACCTGGTGCTTTCCGGCGTCAACTGCGGCGCCAATATCAGCGATTCCGTGCAGTATTCCGGCACCGTCGGCGCGGTACTTACCGCGGAGCACCTGGGGATTCCCGCGATGGCCTTGAGCCAGGCGTTCCTCAACCGCGAGGGGATCGACTGGTCACCGGTGACCGAGCTGGGTGAGCGGGTGATCCGCGCCCTCTGGCGTCCTCGGGAACAGCCGACCTGTTGCTGGAATATCAATTTCCCCGCGTGTGCCGCCACTGACGTGAAGGATCTGCGCTGGGCTCGCCAGTCCAGCGGTTCGATCCAGCGCACCCAACTACTGGCGGGACAGGACGGCCGCAGCTTGCCGTACTGGTGGCTAAGTTTTGAGCGCAGCTCGAAGCACATTGTGGCACCGGATATGGACGTTGCCGTACTGCGTGATCATGCGGTGGCGGTAACGCCGCTGCGCAGCATGGCGCCGCTACCGGATGACGAGGCGAGCAGTCTGATCGCGAACGAATGACGAAGTAATTGGCCCGGTAAGCGCGGGCCGGACTACGGGAGAACAAGAGATGTTTACGAGACACCATGGGGTCTGGCCAAAAGAGTTGCCCAAGACCATGACGCTGCCCAAAACCAGCGTGTTTACCAATCTGTCCATTGCGGCACAGCGCTACCCGGATCATCCGGCCATCATCTTCTATGACAAGGTGATGACCTACCAGCAACTGCTGGACGAAACCGAGGCCCTGGCCGGCTATCTCCAGGAGAAAGGCGTAAAGAAGGGCGACCGGGTCCTCCTTTATATGCAGAACTCGCCCCAGTACGTCGTGAGCTACTACGCCATCCTGCGGGCGGATGCGGCGGTGATCCCGGTCAACCCGATGAACCGGGCGGCGGAGCTGGAGCATTACATTAGCGATACCGACGCCCGCCTTTGTTTAGCGGGCCAGGAGCTGGCGGGGTTCATCGCGCCTTTGGTAGGCAATACACATCTGGAAGAAGTGGTGGTCGCCGCCTACAACAGCTACATCGATGCCAACACCGACCTCAACCTACCCGCAGAGGTGGCCGCGCCGGCCGCTAAGCTGGAAGCGCCGGGGTTGGTGAGCTGGGACGAGGTGATCAAGGCCGGCCATGTGCCCGGACCGCATACGGCAGGCCCTGACGATATAGCCGTGATTCCCTATAGCTCCGGCACCACCGGTGCGCCCAAGGGCTGTACCCATATTCACCGTGGCGTGATGGCGACAGCCGTGCACCGGGCCTACTGGAACCTGAGCACCGCGGATACGGTTCAGCTTTCGACGTTGCCGTTCTTCCATGTGACCGGTATGACCGGCTCAATGAACAGTCCGATCTACAGCGGTTCCATCTCGGTGATCATGACCCGCTGGGATCGCACCACGGCGGCCAAGCTGATCGAGCGTTACAAGGTCACCGGCTGGACCAACATCGTCACCATGGCGGTGGATTTCCTATCCAACCCCGAACTGGCCAATTACGACATTAGCAGCCTCAAGACCATCGGTGGTGGCGGTGCCGCCATGCCGGCGGCCGTCGCATCCAAATTGAAAACCCTCACGGGTTTGAATTACATCGAAGGCTACGGCCTGTCGGAAACCATGGCGGCCACCCATATCAACCCGTCTAATGCACCGAAGGCTCAATGTCTCGGGGTGCCGGTATTCGACGTGGATTCGCGCATCGTCGATGTAGAAACCTTGCAGGAAAAAGGTCCGGGCGAGGTGGGCGAGATCGTCAGCAATGGCCCGCAGGTCACCGTGGGCTACTGGAACCGGCCGATGGAAACCGAAGCCGCATTTATCGAGCTGGACGGCAAACGCTTCTTCCGCACGGGCGATCTGGGCTACTACGACGAGGACGGCTACTTCTTCATGGTCGACCGGGTGAAGCGGATGATCAATGCTTCCGGCTTCAAGGTGTGGCCCTCGGAGGTGGAAAGCCTGATGTACCGTCATCCCTCGATCCACGAATGTTGTGTGATCTCGGCGCCGGATCCCAAACGGGGCGAAACCGTAAAAGCCTGCATCGTGCTGACGCCCGAAGCGGAGGGAACGGTCACGGCCGAGGAGATCATTGCCTGGTGCAAGGAAGAGATGTCGGCCTACAAGGTGCCGCAACAGGTCGAGTTCGTCATCGAGCTGCCTAAATCGCCCACCGGCAAGGTGATGTGGCGTGCCCTGCAGGAGCAGGAATGGCAGGACCAGACTGCGGTCTAGACGCTCCATCGGTCATTGAGAAATAGAACGGGAACCGCCGGTCCGACTGGCGGTCTCTGTTTCACTAAAGCCATAAAAAAAATGGCATAGGTTCGCAGAGTGGAATTGTATTTTGTATGTTGACAGGAAGTCTGCGCAGTGTACTCTTTAGAGAAAGGTGATATCACAAACTAATCACCTGGCTGAAGACGCACTGCCAAGGCTGAGCCCGCGGTCCTGACAGCACCACAACGTCCTGACAGCACCACAACGTCCTGACAGCACCACAAAGAAAGTAAAGACCCAAAAGCTCCGCCGGTTACCCGAACCTGCGGTATATAACAACAACTGCCAAGAGGGGGCCAACTTGAACCTCTTTTTCCAAAACATCGTCAACGGGCTAACGCTTGGGAGTATCTACGGTCTCGTAGCTCTCGGCCTGACGCTCGTCTACGGTATCCTGCATATCCCTAACTTCGCCCATGGCGCGCTCTACATGGTAGGGGCGTTCATGTCGTATTTCCTGATGGTCGACATCGGTGCTCACTACTGGGTCGCCATGGCCGGTTCTGCGGTCATCGTTGCGGCCCTGGCCGTGATCTGTGAACGCCTGGTATTCCATCCCCTGCGTCATTCCCCGCCCATTCATGACAAGATCGCCGCCATCGGCATTCTGTTGTTCCTGGAAGCGGTGGTGCAGATGTTCTGGGGTTCGGACTTCCGCCGCATGTCCTCGCCGTTCACCGGCATCATGAACTTCGATGGCCTGATTATCCCCGAGCAGCGGGCGCTGATTATCGTTGGCGCACTGGTGCTGGTGGTGGCGCTGCAGCTATTCCTGCGCAAGACCATGACCGGCGCCACCATCATCGCCATGGCGCAGAACCGTGAAGGCGCCTTCCTGGTGGGCATCGACGCCAACCGAGTGGCCATGATGACCTTCGCCATCTCCGGCGTGCTGGCGGCCTTTGCCGCGACGCTCTATGCGCCGATCAATCTGGTCTATCCGGCCATGGGGCACATCGTCATCATGAAAGCGTTCGTCATCATCATCCTCGGCGGCATGGGCAGTATTCCCGGCGCCATCGTCGGTGGCATGATCATCGGCTTCGCCGAGGCGTTTGGCGGCTTTTATATCTCGACCAGCTATAAGGACATTATCGCGTTCGGCCTGCTTGTGCTGATCCTGTCCGTTCGTCCGCAAGGCCTATTCGCGAAGGGGGCGCACTAATCATGTTGTTCAAACTGGCTTCCCTTTTCATGCATCCGGCGTTCAAGTATGCGCTGATTGTGCTGGCTTTGTTGTTCCCGCTGTTCGCCAGTAACGAGTACCAGATCTACGTGATGGCATCGGCCTTTGTCTGGGCCATTGCCGTGTACGGTCTGAACATCATTACCGGCTTCTGCGGCCAGCTGAACCTGGCCCATGGCGGCTTCTTCGCCATCGGCGCCTACACGCTGGGCCTGCTCAGTGCCGACTATGGCTGGAGCTTCTGGCCGGCGTTCGTGGCGGCGCTGCTGATGACGGCGTTGCTGGGTTTCTTGGTGGGCGTGGTGTCGCTGCGCCTGAAGGAGCACTACTTTGCGATCTTCACCCTGTGTGTGGGCTTCATCATTTATCTGCTGCTGGATAAGTGGGAAGAGTTGACCCATGGTCCGATCGGCGTGCGTGATATCGCTGCACCCAACGGTTTTGGTCTGGTGGATTTCACCCAAACGGTGCCCTTCTACTATTTGGTTCTGGCGTTCCTGGTCTTCGCCATGTGGTTTATGGGCAAGCTGTCCCGCTCGCTGCTGGGCCGCACCTTCGTGGCGATCCGCAACGGCGACGAACTGGCGCAGTCCTTGGGCATCAATCTGATGCGCAACAAGACTATGGCCTTTGTGCTATCGACAACCTATGCCGGTATGGCAGGCGCGCTCTACGCGGGCATGATCCGGTTCATCGGGCCGGAAGAAGCCAATGTCCAGCATACTTTCGACATGATTACCTACCTGCTGGTGGGCGGTATCGGCACCATCTCCGGACCGCTACTGGGTACCGTGGGTATCGTCTGGATCACCCAGTCCCTGCAGTTCCTGGAAGAGTACCGAATGATCATCTTCGGCCCACTGCTGGTGCTCTTGGTGATTTTCTTCCCCCGCGGGTTCGTCGGTTCCTTCCTCACCTGGATGCACCGTCAATCCCAGAAACGCGCTGCGCCGAGCAAGAAGAAGGAAAGCCGTGTCAGCACCGGCAAGGGGGTAGAGAACAATGCTTAAGATCGAAAACCTCACCAAGATGTTTGGTGGCCTGGCGGCGGTGAACGATGTCTCCGTCGAGTTCGAGGCCCACAAGGTGAACGCCATCATCGGGCCCAACGGCGCCGGTAAGAGCACCTTCTTCAACCTGGTCGCCGGCACGCACAAGCCCACGTCCGGACGCATCATCCTCGACGGCGAGGACATCACGCCGCTGCGCTGCGACTTCATTGCCCAGCGCGGGGTGGGCCGCACCTTCCAGACCACTAACCTGTTCGAGCAGGCGTCGGTGCTGGACAACCTGATCGTCGGTCACCGGCTGCGGACCCAGTCCGGTCTGTGGGACGTGCTGATCAACTCCAAGCGGTTGCAGGCGGAAGAAAAGGCCTGTCGCGAGAAAGCCCGCGAGGCACTGAACTTCGTCGGTCTGTCCCATGTGGAAAACCAGTTCATCGCCGACATCACCCAGGAAGAGCGCAAGCGCGTGGCTTTCGCCCTGGCCTTGGCTACCGATCCCAAGATCGTGCTGCTGGATGAGCCGGCCGCCGGGGTCAACCCGGAAGAGACTGAAGGCCTGGCGGACCTGATGCGTAAGATGGTCAAGCATGGGCTGACCGTTTGCCTGATCGAGCACAAGATGGACATGATCATGGGCATCGCCGACAAGATCATGGTGCTCGACCATGGCGAGAAGATAGCCGAGGGCACGCCGAAGGAAGTCCGGGAGAATCCGGTTGTCATCGAAGCCTACCTGGGGAGTGACGAAGATGTTGCAGCTTAAAAATGTCGACGTCTGCTATGGCAGCTTCAAGGCCCTCAACAACATCTCGATGAGTGTGGATACCGGCGAGTTGGTCGTCCTGCTGGGGGCTAACGGCGCCGGTAAGTCCACCTTGTTCAATACGCTTAGCGGCCTGAACAAGCCGACCGCCGGCGAGATCGAATTCGAGGGCAAACGGATCGGCGGGCTCAAGCCCAGTGCGGTGGTCTCGTCGGGCATCGTGCAATGCGCCGAGGGCCGTAAACTGTTCCCGCAGATGAGCGTCATGCAGAACCTGATGATGGGCGCCTATGTTCATCGCCGGGATAAGTCCGGCAGCAAGAAGTACCTGGACGAGGTACTGGAGCTGTATCCGATCCTGAAAGAAAAGGCGGATCAGCCGGCGGGCTCCCTGTCCGGCGGTCAGCAACAGATGGTGGCCATCGGTCGCGCGCTGATGAGCCGTCCGCGTCTGCTGATGCTGGACGAACCGTCTCTGGGGCTGGCACCACTGGTGGTGCGCCAGATGTTCGAGACGATTCAGAAAATTAACAGCCTGGGAACCACGGTTCTGCTGGCTGAACAGAATGCCTTTGCGGCACTGAAGATTGCCAGCCGTGCTTACGTCATGGAAAACGGCCAACTGGTCATGGAAGGTGACCGGGAAACCATGCTGGGCAATGAGCAGGTGCGCAAGGCATATATCGGGGCTTAAGCAAAGTCCCGTCTTGAGTACGGAGCACAACGCAAAACCTGGACGAGCAATTCATCAAACAACAAATAATCGTTATCCAACAAGAATGACAGGCGCAATACCCAAGGAGAAAACAATGAGAATGCTGAAAAAACTTGGTCGTGCGATCGCAGTGGCAACGTTGGGCGCGGGCATCTCCGCTGGCGCCATGGCGGAATCCACAGTGAATATCGGTTTTACCGGTCCGCTCAGCGGTGGCGCCGCCCTCTACGGCGAGAACACCCTGTCCGGCCTGCGCATGGCTGCGGACGAGGTCAATGCCAACGGTGGTTTCGACATTAATGGCGAAACCTACAAGGTGAACATCATTTCCCTGGATGACCGGTATTCCCCGGCCCAGGCGGCGACCAATGCCAAGCGCCTGAAGCAGGAATCCAACGTCCCGGCGGTTTTCGTTCCGCATTCCGGCGGTATCTTTGCACTGCAGGATTTCAATGAGCAGGACAACTTCCTGATCATGGCCTACACCAGTGTCCCCACGGTTACCGAAAAGGGCAACGCGCTGACCATCCGTATCCCGCCGACGTTCGACGGCTACGTTCGTGCCTTCACCGACTATGCTCTGGAGCACGAGGGCAAGAAGCTCGGTATGGGCGGAGCTACCCACGAATACGCCAAGATTTGGGGCAGCATGATTGAGAAGGCCTGGACCTCGAAAGGCGGGGAAGTTGTGGCTAACAACCCGATGGATTACAACAAGTCCGCCGACTTCTATACCGGCGTCAGCCGTATCGTTGCCTCCAATCCGGACGTGATGTTCGTGGGTGGCGCGTCCGAGCCGACGGGGCTTGTCGTGCAGCAGGCGCGTCAGTTGGGCTTCCAGGGCGGTTTTATCGTCATGGATCAGGCAAAAATCGATGAGGTCGCAGATGTGGCCGGCGGTCTGGAGATGGTGGAGGGTGCCATTGGCGTCGTTCCGCTGTCTGTCTATGAGACGCCAGCCGCCCAGGACTTCATCAAGCGTTACGAAGATGAGTTCGGTAAAACCCCCGGCTCCGAGGCTGCCTACAACTACCTGGCGCTCCACGGTCTGGTAAAGGCGATGGACATGGCTGAAACCACTGATCCGAAGAAGATCCGTGCCACCATGAGCGAAGCGATGGCGAGTCTTGAAGATTCCAAGAACCCGTATGAGGTCACTGAAGTGACCGATAAGGGCGGTTTTGTCACCGAAACCACCCTTGCGGTGGTCGAGGACGGCAAGATTGTCCAGAAGCCGATTGAAGACCAGTAAGCTCGGCTGAACAAAAAAGGGGCCCGCGGGCCCCTTTTTTAGTGCGGAAGCCAGGGCAGCCCTGCGGGCTGCTCCGAAGCTGAAGCGTCGGCTACATTTTGCGGGCAACTCGAGTGTGTAGCAGAAGCTTTAGCTTCTGAGGCGCCGCAGGCGCCCCTATTCGACAAATCACCGCACATACATTACCAGATTCTCCGCCACACAGGCCGGCTTGTCCTCACCCTCGATCTGGACCTGGGTGGTGTAGGTCGCCAGCACTCGCTGGTCGTCAACGGCGCTGACGTCTTTAAGGGTCACCTCGGTACGGATGGCCGATCCGGACTTGACCGCCGCCGGGAAGCGAAGCTTGTTAAGCCCATAGTTGATGCTGGCGGAGGTGCCGGTCACCTTGATGATGCCCTGATTTAGCAGAGGGATGAGCGACACGGTCAGAAACCCGTGGGCGACCGGGCTTTTCCAGGGCGCTTCGCGTTTGGCCCGCTCAACATCGACATGGATCCACTGATGATCGCCAGTGGCATCCGCGAAGGCCTGGATCATCTCTTGGGAGATAGTTTTCCAGGGGCTGTGGCCAATCAGGGTGTCGGTGTGTTGAGAAAGGTCATCCAAGGCGATTTCTTTCATTGTTGGTCCCATTGTTTTTGTGGTGGAGTGTTTCGAAAAGAGAAATTAAGTTCCGAAATTCATTTTGAAGAACCGCTGCAGCGGGTGCAATGACCAATGCACTCGGTTCAGCCACTAACAGAGGATATGGATAATGGAACAGAATCAACAATACATTCTCGCCTCCCGCCCGTCTGGCATGCCGGATGAGGATCACTTGGCGCTCAAGGATTCACCGATACCGAAGCCCGAAGAGGGACAGGTGTTGCTGAAGACGATTTATCTGTCGCTCGACCCTTACATGCGCGGCCGAATGAATGCGGGTGCCTCTTACGCAAGAGGTGTGGAAATCGGCGAGGTGATGACGGGTGGCACCGTCAGCGAAGTGGTGGAAAGCCGGTTCGAGGGCCTCCAACAAGGCGACATCGTGCTCAGCCACAGTGGCTGGCAACGCTACGACGTGGCTGCGGGCGAGGGCCTGAGAAAGCTCGACCCGGCGGAGGCGCCGGTCAGCACAGCCGTGGGCGTGCTCGGCATGCCGGGTTTCACGGCCTATGTCGGCCTGCTGGACTTGGGGTTGCCCAAGACGGGTGAGACTGTTGTGGTTTCGGCCGCCTCAGGCGCCGTGGGGCAGGTGGTGGGACAGATTGCCAAGCTCAAGGGGTGCCGGGTGGTCGGCGTCGCAGGGGCTGACGACAAGTGCCGCCACGTGGTCAACACCTATGGCTTCGACGCGTGTATCAACTACAAGGACGATGATTTCGAAACCCAGCTTGACCGGGCCTGTCCGGACGGCATCGATATCTACTTCGAGAATGTCGGTGGCAAGGTGTTCGATGCAGTGATGAAGCGAGTCAACGATTTTGCCCGCATACCCGTGTGTGGCCGCATAGCCCATTACAACCAGACCTCATTGCCTGAAGGGGCCGACCGTCTGATTCCGTTTATGGGGAAGGTTTTGATCAAGCGTCTGACGATTCGCGGTTTTATCCAGTCGGACCATCTGGAGCGTCATTCGGACTTTCTGAAAGACATGGCCGCCTGGATTCGCGAAGGGAAGGTGCAGTACCAGGAAGATATCGTCGACGGGTTTGAAAACACCCTGTCGGCCTTCCAGGGGCTTCTGGAAGGCCGCAACCGGGGCAAGATGCTGGTTCGGGTGGCGGACGATCCGACGTTATAACCTCATTGCTCGAGTCGGGAAGCGAATGGACACCCTCGCCTACGTTGGATTAGACGGCCATCCCTGGCCGGCTAATCCAACCAGGACGTCCCTGTCCTTCCTTCGGCGAGGGCATCCACCCGCTTCCTTCGGGCCTTGGGGTAGCCCCGGAGGATCAGCTCTGCGTTAACCCTTAAACCGCATACCCCGGATTCTTGCTATCCAGCAACCGCAACAACGCCGGCCAGGTCAGCTTGGCCGCCTTGCCCAGCGACTGGGATTGCTCACGCGTCGTGGCGATGGCCTCGTCAGACGGTATCCAGGTGGGTCCGCACGCCTGGGCTTTCACCTGGATCTCACAGGCCTTCATCAGGAAATAGAGATAGGTGAAGGTCTGCGGTACATCGTTCCCGGCGGTCAGCACGCCGTGATTGCGCAGGATCAGCATCGACTTATCGCCGATGTCCC
Coding sequences:
- a CDS encoding ABC transporter ATP-binding protein yields the protein MLQLKNVDVCYGSFKALNNISMSVDTGELVVLLGANGAGKSTLFNTLSGLNKPTAGEIEFEGKRIGGLKPSAVVSSGIVQCAEGRKLFPQMSVMQNLMMGAYVHRRDKSGSKKYLDEVLELYPILKEKADQPAGSLSGGQQQMVAIGRALMSRPRLLMLDEPSLGLAPLVVRQMFETIQKINSLGTTVLLAEQNAFAALKIASRAYVMENGQLVMEGDRETMLGNEQVRKAYIGA
- a CDS encoding ABC transporter substrate-binding protein, translating into MRMLKKLGRAIAVATLGAGISAGAMAESTVNIGFTGPLSGGAALYGENTLSGLRMAADEVNANGGFDINGETYKVNIISLDDRYSPAQAATNAKRLKQESNVPAVFVPHSGGIFALQDFNEQDNFLIMAYTSVPTVTEKGNALTIRIPPTFDGYVRAFTDYALEHEGKKLGMGGATHEYAKIWGSMIEKAWTSKGGEVVANNPMDYNKSADFYTGVSRIVASNPDVMFVGGASEPTGLVVQQARQLGFQGGFIVMDQAKIDEVADVAGGLEMVEGAIGVVPLSVYETPAAQDFIKRYEDEFGKTPGSEAAYNYLALHGLVKAMDMAETTDPKKIRATMSEAMASLEDSKNPYEVTEVTDKGGFVTETTLAVVEDGKIVQKPIEDQ
- a CDS encoding MaoC family dehydratase, producing MKEIALDDLSQHTDTLIGHSPWKTISQEMIQAFADATGDHQWIHVDVERAKREAPWKSPVAHGFLTVSLIPLLNQGIIKVTGTSASINYGLNKLRFPAAVKSGSAIRTEVTLKDVSAVDDQRVLATYTTQVQIEGEDKPACVAENLVMYVR
- a CDS encoding NADP-dependent oxidoreductase, whose protein sequence is MEQNQQYILASRPSGMPDEDHLALKDSPIPKPEEGQVLLKTIYLSLDPYMRGRMNAGASYARGVEIGEVMTGGTVSEVVESRFEGLQQGDIVLSHSGWQRYDVAAGEGLRKLDPAEAPVSTAVGVLGMPGFTAYVGLLDLGLPKTGETVVVSAASGAVGQVVGQIAKLKGCRVVGVAGADDKCRHVVNTYGFDACINYKDDDFETQLDRACPDGIDIYFENVGGKVFDAVMKRVNDFARIPVCGRIAHYNQTSLPEGADRLIPFMGKVLIKRLTIRGFIQSDHLERHSDFLKDMAAWIREGKVQYQEDIVDGFENTLSAFQGLLEGRNRGKMLVRVADDPTL